The genomic DNA TGGAACATCTTGCATCTCAAATTCTTGCAACAATCGAAAGGCTGGGAGGTAAGTTAATTAGTCTAAATTAAACATGCATTATTcgtgtaaaaaaaatatggcagtTTAGTGACTGAGTGGGTTTTTCTGAACTTTGTTCGTTTTGCGTCGTGTTGTTATCAAGTATTTATGACTACAGCGTTTTATTCGTGACATTGTTTGTCAAAAAATAATAGGACTTGCAGCCCGttttcaacattattcaaaaagaTTAGATTTTAACATTTAACCGACGGATGCTTGTCGAGTGGAAAACAACATTTGGGATATCGCGTTGTGCTAAACGCATCGTAGTTAACGGCTAAAATTCAAACTTTAGGAGCTGAAACGTGAAAAGTCCTCTAACggccaaaaacatgtcaaaaaGATTTCCACCTTAGGACAATTTTAACATTTAACCGACGGATGTTCGTCGTGTCGTAAAGAATATTTGAGATATCGCGTTGTGCTGAATGCATCGCAGTTAACGGCTAAAATTCAAACTTAAGGAGTAGAAACGTGAAAAGTCTTACATGTTAATATTAAACTCATCATCATAATCCACATGTAGAGTGCACAATGCAGGGGGTATGAAAATCCTCATCCTgaatgccagcagagggcaacaacatGTTAATATTGCGGCAAGtggacaaagtttttttttttttgttttactaacCGCCAAAAACATGTCATCGAGGTCCCTCGGTCGGctccagaagaaaagaaattgaCGGGAGGTGTGGCGAGTAACATGGTCAATTTTGGAGCTGAATTCCAGGATTACATAAAATGGaacagggtttttttttaatgctgcaaCTCATCCAGTGGTGGGTTTAACCATTTGTGGACGAAAATTTGGTTGTTTGGCCTGTCTATGTATTCTACTTCAGGGATATGTTGatagatgaattaaaaaaaaaagaacatgatgaaaataaataaatcccctGACTTATTGGGTGAAAGTGGATCATTTTCTGCAACACACTTGGTGATATCTCATGGCACAGCGGTTGGGAATTACATGTCAATCAAATCATTTCATGCATCCATCAGTGTTTCCTCGTTCATTGTTTGTTTAACTTCTTTTCTGCAGAGCACATATTGGAGCACCCTCTGAGTTTAACAGATTTGGACCGGATAAGCGACGGTGCAACAAAGTCTGCAAGCAGGGAAACGTATGTGACTCTTATATCATTTgcgaattcataatttcaaaataataacGAGTGCCTATTTTTCATTTAGGTTCATTTTGGCTGAGCTGATTGAAACGGAAAAGGCTTACGTGCGAGACCTGCGAGAGTGCATTGATGTGAGTTTCCTTTCTGTGTACGTGCAGTTCTTGTAAGACAAACTTTACTCAAATCTTTTGTGTTGGAACTTGCAGACTTACATGAGGGAGATGTTGACCCAAGAGGAGGAGATCCCTGCAGGACTCAACAATATGGAGGACGTCATCTTCGGGAACTTGTTGGAGCTGTATGAATTCCATCATAAGTAAGTATAAGCAGCGACTTTTCTtaaaaatgactgacattttgacaccgagtggaaaaaataaataggCTACTCCtggtcatttctcatatttaaaaCATACCACCACCACTCACTTTTTGgaatatattaatttttttccccgtgtTCCATCTTCAGGATCTTCCTCAAGGAACTGGAAAAACATGAAAGCGTCCCTGAAGATGTCGGATGTTGCTTTGTCAAATGGGTATTTATTGCCTTGCCACTACCGTAATGATAATCATACTGATTAATGACCCATAAAGAATTCTGAGCGTGTTGTTGGTTTTCTTTAATAGGCCGAGAAGTTCCAGTTATATGTGGACTACGGCAAGAATAGTGACACGTCCACTCGGCTCATCCTGGAGCATACTGTCAACTATTTTAATGTAAGTTAAATGTCAAGGTTATCAATGTGAAATTACAGATTATAATGCATCATAGtcttaacatttttttctttttctttccatgGGTTCAACAGAAAATTCAGCGGAAGCACGGACTAGCATTCTCGTTACAATCTTTCCTGCTTAAGCCAATACAGAGAATGACAAAATATCCGCTCCTGTTAAAGGTAAGCCCAAAATATTCAAGTTCGTTGTTCAGAAAACCAACATAAAGTCCAGAAGAACCAATAATGACACGCTCATTGTAAAACATACATAAAATattcaacaaacaaacaaaataattcaacaatgttttgtttgttcaaGTAAATCACGTAATTTTGTCTCATGAAAGTCCCCAAACTTATTTTATGGTTATTATAATCCTTAAAATAATTGCTTTACCATATACATACAAACAGAGCATACAACAATATTCACAGGTATATAATCTCTATGTTCTGTGGGAACAATgtctaaatgcatttttaagtgTATTTTTGCTTATTTTAGAATCTCCTCGAGTGCTGTGAAGATGGGAAAGGAGTACTCAAGGAAGCCCTGGAGGTGACTCTCAGCATTCTGAAGAGAACCAACGATGCCATTCATTTCTCCGTTCTGGAAGGTAAGTTAACATGGGCAAGATGGGCTGAACATGCACTTGCTTTTGAGGCATAGTTTGCTTACATGACCTATTCTCTCCTCCGTCAGGTTTTGATGAGGGCGTTGAATCCCAAGGTGAGCTGCTCCGACAGGAGTCGTTCAAAATGTGGGATTCAAAATTGCCATTTTGCAGGGGGAAGAATATACAACTCTTTCTCCTGAAAAATTCCTTGCTGGTCTGCAAGGTGGTCAAGGATCAGAAAGGCATGACGAAATATATATACAAGAGAAAACTCAACGTGAGTCATCCTTTACTTACTTTTTTACCTAtgcaatattctaaataaacatGATCATTTCATTTCTTCTTTAGCTAGCTGATGTAAAGCTGACAGAAAATCCTCAGGGAGACCCTGGCAAGTTTGTTCTTTGGGTGGGCCGTAACTTGATGTATAGCAAAAGAATTGTTCTTAAGGTAAGACATTCTTTCCTCTTTTCCTCAAGACAAAGTGAGATTCTCACACGTGTTACGAACAGGGTTTTGTAAGCAACTTTGACACAATGCTGAGCATTTGTGTCCAtcttgcgttatttttttccctgtctTTAGTGAATGTTATTTTTTCCAATATGTTACCTTTAGCcttgctgtattttttttcaatgtgaatAAAAGTTAAACACCAAGTATTGTAACCAAAGAAAATCATATGTTAAAACGCCACCGTATCGGAGATGCTAATATGGTTTGTTCTGTTCAATAAGTGTTTAAATTCCAAATGGCCTTATAACTTTCGACTTTACTCTTTCACCATAGGCGTCAACTGTTCAAACCAAGCTGGACTGGATCGAGCATATCCGGAAGCTAAACAAGGAGCACGCCCTCCACCTGCCGGGGACGCTCAAACAGCCGATCGGTATTCCTAAAGCCATCACAGCAAAGCTCTACAAGAGGCAAAGGTAATCAGGGAAACTGCGATACAATTCTGTTGcttcttggtttaaaaaaaaagttcaaaaagTGGCGTCTTGATAAATGAGTGACTTGATTTCAAAGTTTTTCAAAATACGAGCCACTGTTTTGCCATTTATTTATTAGAATTGATGGTGTATGACGGAGAGATTTGTGCAGTGAATTTAACCCAATTTGGACTGACACGGATAGtccacaattctttaaaaaaaaaaaaagtatagcaTGTGACTTACATCTCTGATATTGAGCAAGAAAAGATTAAAAACGgaattgttgtgttttattgttttttctaGGTGCAGGGCGTGAACTACAGTGGCTTCGATGATTCCATCAAAGTGGCTCGGCgtcctttttgttgttgttttttgcaacATTTGTGAATATAATTTCTTGTACATATTGTATATAGTTATGTATTTGATCAAATAAAATTTCAGCGTTATTTGCACAGATTGTTTTTGGCCTTCtttgttatttaaaatgtatagtAAAATGTTATTGTGTGGACATGAATGGGGAGAAGAAATCAGAATTTAGTtcttaaaatttttcttttagtttttttattgCATGTGAAAACACTCTGCAGAAATTTGTGATAC from Corythoichthys intestinalis isolate RoL2023-P3 chromosome 20, ASM3026506v1, whole genome shotgun sequence includes the following:
- the LOC130909009 gene encoding triple functional domain protein-like, producing the protein MQQWSQVHKTYLRTRSGRKTSTMEHLASQILATIERLGEHILEHPLSLTDLDRISDGATKSASRETFILAELIETEKAYVRDLRECIDTYMREMLTQEEEIPAGLNNMEDVIFGNLLELYEFHHKIFLKELEKHESVPEDVGCCFVKWAEKFQLYVDYGKNSDTSTRLILEHTVNYFNKIQRKHGLAFSLQSFLLKPIQRMTKYPLLLKNLLECCEDGKGVLKEALEVTLSILKRTNDAIHFSVLEGFDEGVESQGELLRQESFKMWDSKLPFCRGKNIQLFLLKNSLLVCKVVKDQKGMTKYIYKRKLNLADVKLTENPQGDPGKFVLWVGRNLMYSKRIVLKASTVQTKLDWIEHIRKLNKEHALHLPGTLKQPIGIPKAITAKLYKRQRCRA